The following are from one region of the Microbacterium sp. cx-55 genome:
- a CDS encoding alkene reductase — MTSSTLWQPFTLGRVELPHRLALAPMTRNRAEADGTPGPMVAEYYGQRASLGLIISEGTQPSEDGQGYLNTPGIYTDAHIAGWRGVADAVHAGGGSLFIQLMHVGRTSHPDNTPHHRQPIAPSAIAPGQEMFTANGPLPIPTPREMTSADIASVIAEFRHAAASAIAAGADGVEIHGANGYLLHQFLSPNANHRTDAYGGSVENRSRFVIEVAQAVADEIGSDLVGIRLSPAMPLGGIDEGDAESVRAQYRQLVGALAPLNLAYLHVHHVGDDELLRSLREIWPTAVVVVRYGRTREQIADDIDAGLADIAPLGRFAIANPDVVERLRTDAPFTELDPATLYAGGATGYTDYPTLTAS, encoded by the coding sequence ATGACCTCATCCACGCTCTGGCAGCCGTTCACACTCGGACGAGTCGAGCTGCCGCACCGTCTCGCGCTCGCTCCGATGACCCGCAACCGCGCGGAAGCCGACGGAACCCCCGGTCCGATGGTCGCGGAGTACTACGGGCAGCGCGCGTCGCTCGGCCTCATCATCAGCGAGGGAACACAGCCGTCCGAGGACGGACAGGGATACCTGAACACCCCCGGCATCTACACGGACGCGCACATCGCCGGATGGCGCGGAGTCGCGGATGCGGTGCACGCGGGTGGTGGATCGCTGTTCATCCAGCTCATGCACGTCGGGCGCACCTCGCACCCCGACAACACGCCGCATCACCGCCAGCCGATCGCGCCGTCCGCGATCGCGCCGGGACAGGAGATGTTCACCGCCAACGGTCCGCTGCCGATCCCGACTCCCCGGGAGATGACGTCCGCCGACATCGCGTCGGTCATCGCCGAGTTCCGGCACGCTGCCGCGTCGGCCATCGCCGCCGGCGCGGACGGTGTCGAGATCCACGGCGCCAACGGGTACCTGCTGCACCAGTTCCTCTCCCCGAACGCCAACCACCGCACCGACGCATACGGCGGGTCGGTCGAGAACCGTTCGCGCTTCGTGATCGAGGTCGCTCAGGCCGTCGCGGACGAGATCGGCAGCGACCTGGTCGGCATCCGCCTCTCTCCGGCCATGCCGCTCGGCGGCATCGACGAGGGCGACGCCGAGAGTGTTCGTGCGCAGTACCGTCAGCTCGTCGGTGCGCTCGCGCCGCTGAACCTCGCGTACCTGCACGTGCACCACGTGGGCGACGACGAACTGCTGCGCTCGCTGCGCGAGATCTGGCCGACCGCCGTTGTCGTCGTGCGTTACGGGCGCACCCGCGAGCAGATCGCCGACGACATCGACGCCGGCCTCGCCGACATCGCTCCGCTCGGACGTTTCGCCATCGCGAACCCCGACGTCGTCGAGCGCCTCCGCACCGACGCCCCGTTCACCGAGCTGGACCCCGCGACGCTGTACGCCGGCGGCGCCACCGGCTACACGGACTACCCGACGCTCACCGCATCCTGA
- a CDS encoding response regulator transcription factor produces MRILVVDDEVRLADGVRRGLEAEGFAVDVANNGVDGLWRARETRYDAIVLDLMMPGMSGWKVCAALRSEENWTPVLMLTAKDGEWDQVEALETGADDFVTKPFSFVVLVARLRALIRRGGVARPVVLEAGDLRVDPGARRVWRGETPIELTAREFAVLEHLIRHRGHVLSKRDVLDGVWDDDFDGDPNIVEVYVGHLRRKVDRPFGREAIETVRGAGYRLAADGG; encoded by the coding sequence ATGCGAATTCTGGTGGTGGACGACGAGGTGCGCCTCGCGGATGGCGTACGCCGAGGCCTCGAGGCCGAGGGCTTCGCGGTCGACGTCGCGAACAACGGTGTCGACGGACTCTGGCGGGCGCGCGAGACCCGGTACGACGCGATCGTGCTCGACCTGATGATGCCCGGCATGAGCGGATGGAAGGTCTGCGCCGCCCTCCGCAGCGAAGAGAACTGGACACCCGTCCTGATGCTCACCGCCAAGGATGGCGAGTGGGACCAGGTCGAGGCCCTTGAGACCGGCGCCGACGACTTCGTCACCAAGCCGTTCTCGTTCGTCGTGCTCGTCGCACGACTTCGCGCACTGATCCGCCGCGGCGGTGTCGCGCGGCCGGTCGTGCTCGAAGCGGGCGACCTGCGCGTCGACCCGGGCGCCCGACGGGTGTGGCGTGGTGAGACGCCGATCGAGCTGACCGCGCGCGAGTTCGCGGTGCTTGAGCACCTCATCCGCCACCGCGGTCACGTGCTTTCCAAGCGAGATGTCCTCGATGGCGTGTGGGACGACGATTTCGACGGCGACCCGAACATCGTCGAGGTGTATGTCGGTCACTTGCGACGAAAGGTCGACCGCCCGTTCGGTCGCGAGGCGATCGAGACTGTGCGCGGTGCCGGATACCGACTGGCGGCAGACGGTGGCTAG
- a CDS encoding NADP-dependent oxidoreductase translates to MRAFVVSKYKTAVHEADMPEPTVGDHDILVRVQAAGLNQLDEKIRAGEFRQILPYRLPLTLGHDVAGTVIRVGARVRGFRPGDEVYARPRDFRIGTFAERIAVHEDDAALRPASLTMEEAGSLPLVALTAWQALVEIGDVQPGQKVLIHAGAGGVGSIAIQLAKHLGAEVATTASARNADFVRELGADHVIDYRSEDFEKRLSGYDLVLDSLGGENLERSLRVLRRGGLAIGISGPPTSDFAAAAGLNPVLRLAVTALSRKVRAQAKKLGVSYRFLLMHASGDQLREITALIESGAIRPIVGRVFSFDDTVTGVESLAGGSIRGKAVVTHP, encoded by the coding sequence ATGAGAGCGTTCGTCGTCTCGAAGTACAAGACCGCCGTGCACGAAGCGGATATGCCCGAACCGACCGTGGGTGACCACGACATCCTCGTGCGCGTGCAGGCGGCGGGCCTCAATCAGCTCGACGAGAAGATCCGCGCCGGTGAGTTCCGGCAGATCCTGCCGTACCGACTGCCCCTCACGCTCGGCCACGATGTCGCGGGGACCGTCATCCGCGTCGGTGCCCGAGTGCGAGGGTTCCGGCCCGGTGACGAGGTGTATGCCCGCCCCCGCGACTTCCGGATCGGAACGTTCGCGGAGCGTATCGCCGTCCACGAAGACGATGCGGCTCTGCGCCCCGCATCCCTCACGATGGAGGAAGCCGGATCGCTGCCTCTCGTCGCGCTGACCGCGTGGCAGGCGCTCGTCGAGATCGGTGACGTCCAGCCCGGTCAGAAGGTGCTCATCCACGCCGGAGCCGGCGGCGTCGGATCGATCGCGATCCAGCTCGCTAAGCACCTGGGCGCCGAGGTGGCAACCACTGCCAGCGCACGCAACGCCGACTTCGTCCGCGAGCTCGGTGCGGACCACGTGATCGACTACCGCAGCGAGGACTTCGAAAAGCGCCTCAGCGGGTACGACCTCGTGCTCGACAGTCTCGGTGGCGAGAACCTCGAGCGCTCCCTCCGGGTGCTGCGGCGCGGGGGCCTCGCCATCGGCATCTCGGGTCCGCCGACGTCCGACTTCGCCGCTGCCGCCGGGCTCAACCCGGTGCTTCGGCTCGCCGTGACGGCGCTCAGCCGCAAGGTGCGTGCGCAGGCGAAGAAGCTCGGCGTGAGCTACCGCTTCCTCCTGATGCACGCGAGCGGCGACCAGCTCCGCGAGATCACGGCGCTCATCGAGAGCGGCGCGATCCGCCCGATCGTCGGTCGGGTCTTCTCGTTCGATGACACCGTGACGGGCGTCGAGTCCCTGGCGGGCGGCAGCATCCGCGGGAAAGCCGTGGTCACCCACCCGTGA
- a CDS encoding PepSY domain-containing protein, translated as MTDSRNNTPTSPSDSPAVVPDDTSPASTRSRGRRGLWIGGGAVLAGLVLVGGGAAIGAAIADDHDDDDRDSSAVAARDGQTGAVSAANVGTASAADLIRVVESASTLAEGDAIAIDAERDGAWDVTFVTASGDESEVRVPASGAPSVLSTEIADADDTRPAGALDNATIESIVAAALADTDGTVTQIEIDDDGRGTYDVVVQVADGRTVDIELDADLTVTSSRIDD; from the coding sequence ATGACCGATTCGCGTAACAACACTCCGACCAGCCCGTCCGACTCCCCCGCCGTCGTCCCCGACGACACGTCGCCCGCATCCACCCGCTCCCGCGGTCGCCGCGGCCTGTGGATCGGCGGCGGCGCGGTTCTCGCCGGCCTCGTGCTCGTCGGCGGCGGTGCCGCGATCGGGGCGGCCATCGCCGACGACCACGACGACGACGATCGCGACAGCTCGGCCGTCGCGGCCCGAGACGGGCAGACCGGCGCCGTCTCCGCCGCGAACGTGGGCACCGCATCCGCGGCCGACCTCATCCGCGTCGTCGAGAGCGCCTCGACCCTCGCGGAGGGCGACGCGATCGCGATCGACGCCGAGCGCGACGGCGCCTGGGACGTCACCTTCGTGACCGCCTCGGGTGACGAGTCCGAGGTTCGGGTGCCCGCATCCGGTGCCCCCTCCGTCCTCTCGACCGAGATCGCCGACGCCGACGACACCCGCCCCGCGGGCGCGCTCGACAACGCGACGATCGAGTCGATCGTCGCCGCGGCCCTCGCCGACACGGACGGCACGGTCACCCAGATCGAGATCGACGACGACGGTCGTGGCACCTACGACGTGGTCGTGCAGGTCGCCGACGGTCGCACGGTCGACATCGAGCTCGACGCCGACCTGACGGTCACGTCGTCGCGCATCGACGACTGA
- a CDS encoding TetR/AcrR family transcriptional regulator, whose amino-acid sequence MTVDSRPLGRRERNKLDKLERIMAAAGELFEERGVDEVTTQQVADRADIGTGTLFLYAKTKAELLLLVQNSLYEAALAEGRAQAEKATGALEGVIATVRPVVECARKQVDNGRTYLREVVFGDPEEPNHRDALNLTLQTEEVVAEVLSRHTNMTAESARTFAHVVSAVMFVTVAATINVDRSVEEIIAQITEQVRVILPA is encoded by the coding sequence ATGACAGTCGACAGTCGCCCGCTCGGACGGCGCGAGCGCAACAAGCTCGACAAGCTCGAGCGGATCATGGCAGCCGCCGGCGAGCTCTTCGAGGAGCGTGGCGTCGACGAGGTCACGACGCAGCAGGTCGCCGATCGCGCCGACATCGGCACCGGCACCCTCTTCCTCTACGCGAAGACGAAGGCCGAACTTCTGCTGCTCGTGCAGAATTCGCTCTACGAAGCGGCTCTCGCGGAGGGTCGTGCACAGGCAGAGAAGGCGACCGGCGCCCTCGAGGGAGTCATCGCGACCGTCCGGCCCGTCGTCGAGTGCGCGCGCAAGCAGGTCGACAACGGCCGCACCTACCTTCGCGAGGTCGTGTTCGGCGACCCGGAAGAGCCGAACCACCGCGACGCACTGAACCTCACGCTCCAGACCGAAGAAGTCGTCGCCGAGGTGCTCTCGCGGCACACGAACATGACCGCGGAGTCCGCACGCACGTTCGCGCACGTCGTCTCCGCGGTCATGTTCGTCACGGTGGCGGCCACGATCAACGTCGACCGCTCCGTGGAGGAGATCATCGCGCAGATCACCGAGCAGGTGCGGGTGATCCTTCCCGCCTGA
- a CDS encoding SDR family oxidoreductase has product MPSLNGAVVLVTGANGGIGTHFVRDALARGAAKVYASARTPRDWDDERIVPLTLDVTDGASIAAAVAAAPDVTVLINNAGASTPTPGILSHSDEEIRANVETNFLGPLFLARAFAPILSANAPSAIIDIHSGLSWYAVAGIYSATKAALWSATNSLRIELAPAGVHVVGVHVGYVDTAMTANVTDPKLDPAVLVAKVLDATEADEYEVLADETSVQLKAALSAPLEALYPQLAK; this is encoded by the coding sequence ATGCCTTCACTCAACGGAGCTGTCGTCCTCGTCACCGGTGCGAACGGCGGTATCGGCACGCACTTCGTCCGCGACGCCCTCGCACGCGGGGCCGCCAAGGTCTACGCATCCGCCCGCACGCCCCGCGACTGGGACGACGAGCGCATCGTGCCCCTCACCCTCGATGTGACCGACGGCGCGTCGATCGCCGCGGCCGTCGCGGCCGCGCCCGACGTCACCGTTCTCATCAACAACGCCGGCGCCTCGACCCCGACCCCCGGGATCCTGTCGCACAGCGACGAGGAGATCCGTGCGAACGTCGAGACGAACTTCCTCGGACCGCTCTTCCTCGCCCGTGCGTTCGCTCCGATCCTGTCGGCGAACGCGCCCTCCGCGATCATCGACATCCACTCGGGACTGTCCTGGTACGCGGTCGCCGGCATCTACAGCGCAACCAAGGCCGCGCTGTGGTCGGCCACGAACTCGCTGCGCATCGAGCTCGCACCGGCGGGCGTCCATGTCGTCGGCGTGCACGTGGGCTACGTCGACACTGCGATGACCGCGAACGTCACCGACCCGAAGCTCGACCCCGCCGTCCTGGTCGCGAAAGTCTTGGACGCTACCGAGGCCGACGAGTACGAGGTGCTGGCCGACGAGACGTCGGTGCAGCTCAAGGCCGCGCTGAGCGCCCCCCTCGAGGCGCTCTACCCGCAGCTCGCCAAGTAA
- a CDS encoding sensor histidine kinase — translation MPDTDWRQTVARLRSVRARATLGATLVVAAVMIVGALGFSHLLSTSMRDAVERAGEVRAEELAARIEAEGPSAVSTREDEVVQLLSPDGDIIAASEDAAGLGAASADESRVVTIDDEPVLLVSEELDDDRILVVGVSMEDDVETLGTAAALLTVAVPAVILLVAGTTWVVVGRALRPVARIREKVDVISADRLSERVPVPSSGDEIAALATTMNGMLDRLDDAARAQRRFVSDASHELRSPLATIRQYAELADAHPETTSVTELAQVVREEGLRLQGLVDALLLLARLDEGDDGRRESVDLDDVALAEAARLRGIGMDVDSSGIGPARVSADPRLIGQLARNLVDNAARHARERIAVSVTQRGNVAVLVVEDDGEGIAPEERDRVFERFVRLDDARARDAGGSGLGLSIVRGVAEAAHGSVTVDDSRWAGARFTVTLPAAS, via the coding sequence GTGCCGGATACCGACTGGCGGCAGACGGTGGCTAGGCTCCGCTCGGTGCGCGCCCGGGCGACGCTCGGCGCGACGCTCGTGGTGGCGGCGGTCATGATCGTCGGCGCCCTCGGCTTCTCCCACCTGTTGAGCACGAGCATGCGGGATGCCGTCGAGCGCGCGGGAGAAGTGCGCGCGGAAGAGCTCGCGGCGCGGATCGAGGCCGAGGGCCCCTCGGCCGTCTCCACCCGCGAAGACGAAGTCGTGCAGCTTCTCTCCCCGGACGGCGACATCATCGCGGCCAGTGAGGACGCGGCGGGGCTCGGCGCCGCATCCGCCGATGAATCGCGCGTCGTCACGATCGATGACGAGCCCGTTCTGCTGGTGAGCGAAGAGCTCGACGACGACCGCATCCTTGTCGTCGGCGTCTCGATGGAAGACGACGTGGAGACCCTCGGTACCGCGGCGGCGCTGCTGACGGTCGCCGTGCCCGCGGTGATCCTGCTGGTCGCGGGAACCACGTGGGTCGTCGTGGGTCGCGCGCTCCGCCCGGTCGCGCGCATCCGGGAGAAGGTCGACGTGATCTCGGCGGATCGGCTGAGTGAACGCGTGCCCGTGCCGAGCTCGGGCGACGAGATCGCCGCCCTGGCGACGACGATGAACGGGATGCTCGACCGCCTCGACGACGCCGCGCGAGCGCAGCGCCGATTCGTCTCCGACGCGTCGCACGAATTGCGTTCTCCCCTGGCGACCATCCGTCAGTACGCCGAGCTCGCCGACGCGCACCCGGAGACGACGAGCGTGACCGAACTGGCGCAGGTCGTGCGCGAAGAGGGCCTGCGCCTGCAGGGCCTGGTCGACGCGCTGCTGCTGCTCGCGCGGCTCGACGAGGGCGACGACGGCCGCCGGGAATCCGTCGACCTCGACGACGTCGCGCTGGCGGAGGCCGCACGGTTGCGGGGGATCGGGATGGATGTCGACAGCTCGGGCATCGGCCCGGCGCGGGTGTCTGCGGATCCTCGCTTGATCGGCCAGCTCGCACGCAACCTCGTCGACAATGCCGCGCGTCACGCCCGCGAGCGCATCGCGGTGAGCGTGACGCAGCGCGGGAACGTCGCGGTGCTCGTCGTGGAGGACGACGGGGAGGGGATCGCCCCCGAGGAGCGCGACCGCGTGTTCGAGCGGTTCGTGCGTCTCGACGATGCGCGGGCGCGGGATGCGGGGGGCAGCGGCCTCGGGCTCTCAATCGTGCGCGGCGTCGCGGAGGCCGCACACGGCTCGGTGACCGTCGACGACTCGCGCTGGGCCGGAGCGCGGTTCACGGTGACCCTTCCCGCCGCTTCCTGA
- a CDS encoding MmcQ/YjbR family DNA-binding protein → MDGDALQQRARNRVNELPGADLEHPFGPEWEVFKVRNKVFLLMTERNGAPVVTVKVDPEDGKALCEQYAGITPGYHMNKRHWITVYPDGGVPASLLEDLVTESYLLVVGRLPRAKRPVDPALFGDHRSQDVPPERTVDGAGESSS, encoded by the coding sequence ATGGACGGCGATGCGCTGCAGCAGCGCGCCCGGAACCGGGTGAACGAGCTTCCCGGTGCTGACCTCGAGCACCCGTTCGGCCCGGAGTGGGAGGTCTTCAAGGTGCGAAACAAGGTGTTCCTGCTCATGACAGAGCGGAACGGCGCGCCGGTCGTGACCGTCAAGGTCGACCCGGAAGACGGCAAGGCGCTGTGTGAGCAGTACGCGGGCATCACGCCCGGCTACCACATGAACAAGCGACACTGGATCACCGTGTATCCCGACGGAGGCGTGCCGGCGTCTCTCCTGGAAGATCTCGTGACGGAGTCCTACCTACTCGTCGTCGGCAGGCTTCCGCGCGCGAAGCGGCCGGTCGATCCCGCCCTGTTCGGTGACCACCGCTCCCAAGACGTCCCGCCTGAGCGCACCGTCGACGGCGCCGGAGAGAGCTCGTCGTGA
- a CDS encoding alpha/beta fold hydrolase, whose amino-acid sequence MTLEGTIRFRDAATRTVTVDGVDIVYREFGTADGLPLVVLNHLAANLDDGDPRVLDGLAGDRRVVLLGYRGVGRSGGQVRGSIEEMAGDVISALAALGLHRIDLFGMSMGGMVAQEVVAQAPELVERLILSSSGPAGGPHLAKMTGVMVGGIVRGAITFTNPRTYLFFTRTAGGKKAARAYLARLTERAGDRDAAVSPTVLRTQISAVHRWGLRPLVTTSPFAGPVLLLHGQNDRVVPIANASALRRIFPDADLAVFDDSGHGVVSQNALDVVVRARDFLRR is encoded by the coding sequence ATGACGCTCGAAGGCACCATCCGGTTCCGCGATGCCGCCACGCGGACCGTGACGGTCGACGGAGTCGATATCGTCTACCGCGAATTCGGCACCGCGGACGGGCTCCCTCTCGTCGTGCTGAACCACCTCGCCGCGAATCTCGACGACGGCGATCCGCGCGTTCTCGACGGCCTCGCGGGTGACCGCCGGGTTGTGCTCCTCGGCTACCGCGGCGTCGGTCGGTCGGGTGGGCAGGTGCGCGGATCCATCGAGGAGATGGCGGGCGATGTGATCTCGGCGCTCGCCGCACTCGGCCTGCACCGGATCGACCTTTTCGGCATGTCGATGGGCGGGATGGTCGCGCAGGAAGTCGTCGCGCAAGCGCCGGAGCTCGTGGAGAGGCTCATCCTCTCCAGTAGCGGCCCCGCCGGTGGCCCGCACCTCGCGAAGATGACGGGGGTCATGGTCGGCGGAATCGTCCGCGGTGCGATCACTTTCACCAACCCGCGCACCTACCTTTTCTTCACCCGCACGGCGGGCGGGAAGAAGGCGGCCCGGGCGTACCTCGCCCGCCTCACGGAGCGCGCCGGCGATCGGGATGCCGCGGTCAGCCCGACGGTTCTTCGCACTCAGATCTCCGCCGTGCACCGGTGGGGTCTTCGCCCGCTCGTCACGACCTCGCCCTTCGCGGGCCCGGTGCTCCTGCTGCACGGTCAGAACGATCGGGTCGTGCCGATCGCGAATGCGTCCGCCCTGAGGCGGATCTTCCCGGACGCGGATCTCGCGGTGTTCGACGACTCGGGCCACGGCGTCGTCTCCCAGAACGCCCTCGACGTCGTCGTCCGAGCGCGCGACTTCTTGCGCCGCTGA